The segment CGCCATACCCGAACTGATTCAGTCCGGGAATGACGGTTTTCAACACTATATTGCGTACCCGTTGCGGACTGTAAGTCCTTCCGGGCGTAACCGCGAAGCATAAAGCTTCGTGGCCTACCAAGCCTGTTTGGACTTGATACGTGCAGCCTTACCTTTAAGGCCACGCAGGTAGTAGATGCGGCTGCGGCGTACTTTACCTTCAGCAACTACCTCTACACGCTCGATGTAGGGGGAGTGTACGGGGAAAACACGCTCAACGCCGATACCGTCAGAAATTTTGCGGACGGTGAAGGTGGAGTTGGTGGTACCATTACGGTAACGCAGAACAGCACCCTGGAAAACCTGGATACGTTCTTTTTCACCTTCGATAATACGCAGGTGTACCTTTACTGTGTCGCCTGCTTTGAAAGCGGGCATATCAACACGCATCTGTTCGCGTTCGATGTTTGCAATTACGTTGCTCATTTCGCTACTCCTTATATAAATTCTTATGCGGCACCCGAAGGCGGACTCTACCAGGCGTCTCCCAATAGCCTGTCAACCGTGATCGCCACCGCACTTCTTACTGATAAATGGTTGTATCCGTCCATGAACCTGATAGGCCGTAAGCTGCCTTCTGCCATGTCCAGAATTTCGGGAGCCAACCCGTGACCGGTACCGAAGACAAGCAGGACGGGATTTTCTTGCAGCATTTCACGAACATTGTTCATGGTCGTACTGCCCGCGCCCCGTGCGCTGGTGGTCACCAGTATCGGCTTCTTACCCGTTCCCGACTCAATATGCTCCACCACATCTTGCAGGGAATCTTTCACACCTACCTTGGAAAAAGCTGCGGCTCTGTCCGGGTTGAACTTGCTGCCCGGTCCCGAGGTCCAGTGAGAAATAATCCTTTCGGCCAGTTTCTTCTGATCCTCGATGGGAGTCACCGCAAAAAATCCACTAAGTGAATACGAGCGGGAAACGCGGGACATATCGTGAATATCGAGGTTTGTCAAAGAAACGGCGGCCTTTTCTCCAAATTTATTTAGCACCGGATAGTGCACCAGAGCCATATAAAGATTTTTTCCCAAACGTTTTCGGGGTATTGTGCGCAAATAACGCACATCATCTTTTTTTAGCCCTTCTGCTTCAGCTAAAAGCTCCGGACGCCCTTCCAAGGTCTCGTCCAGAGACTTTTTTCTCCGCCATTCTTCGATCAGGGCGTGATTCCCTGAAGAGAGAATTTCCGGCACGGCCTGCCCCTCAAATTCCGGGGGACGGGTGTAGT is part of the Desulfovibrio sp. JC022 genome and harbors:
- the rplS gene encoding 50S ribosomal protein L19, which translates into the protein MSNVIANIEREQMRVDMPAFKAGDTVKVHLRIIEGEKERIQVFQGAVLRYRNGTTNSTFTVRKISDGIGVERVFPVHSPYIERVEVVAEGKVRRSRIYYLRGLKGKAARIKSKQAW
- the trmD gene encoding tRNA (guanosine(37)-N1)-methyltransferase TrmD, whose product is MKFNLVTLFPEFFDSPLSHGLMGKGVEKGIVSFNKVDPREFTTDRHKSVDDRPYGGGPGMVMFIDPIAKALDSVGIRPSKEGGCPKGKRLIMLSPKGKPLTQKLAVELSKEEELTLVCGRYEGIDARFEDIFPVETVSVGDFVLNGGEAGAMCLVEAVARLLPDFMGHSDSGTEESFSSGLLEYPHYTRPPEFEGQAVPEILSSGNHALIEEWRRKKSLDETLEGRPELLAEAEGLKKDDVRYLRTIPRKRLGKNLYMALVHYPVLNKFGEKAAVSLTNLDIHDMSRVSRSYSLSGFFAVTPIEDQKKLAERIISHWTSGPGSKFNPDRAAAFSKVGVKDSLQDVVEHIESGTGKKPILVTTSARGAGSTTMNNVREMLQENPVLLVFGTGHGLAPEILDMAEGSLRPIRFMDGYNHLSVRSAVAITVDRLLGDAW